One window of the Pyxicephalus adspersus chromosome 5, UCB_Pads_2.0, whole genome shotgun sequence genome contains the following:
- the ESCO1 gene encoding N-acetyltransferase ESCO1 codes for MTSQKRKSSLPGNAVKKLKESHAVTPKKRQDVSTKSKTNRCSAQKKTTPKAPAKKAIRNLKSPKAEPGGKGSTVLKATKKSTVKNVPAKGKSLPLAKEVSSAKKVAQKSSSSASKIHKKSCSSDSKTVTKESSVQNKSNKITKSTSKRSAVKQTKTGKCTKKNVTAKNTCKPNIGVKKIVKNVVHGTPNKLSQKKARKSDVQSKCNQKTKKVINKKKKQETISSMKKQAAVRNATVKKSVELKTKAHKPTQAVQKATRSCRMRIKPSQSVPQQTISVGSKKIENKTKQKNTKTAPTNLKAEKRKPREKIKTIKDKSKTISKPVKRSCPVNQTKKLEKSDSVPNNVVEKEVTVGNDSISCTSSNQLLDLSLSEKISSKGKVVVNTLSTKAPLKRKRENLKPADGTNKSKAKKQKVVKSEAYKKKDPSSEDDQKSKRVSILDLCNEIAGEIESDTVEVVKGPSSPIGPTEEKAEDEKTQNLVELSPPAVEKSPVNQLKRFFPSKKPLQIKCKLEKKTSPGTKNSKWNKIKLKNSFAQNNVLRKRAVLPSLEMIKAKVSQGRQAVSGIPVSLNSKKSDMTSATQNKQTKPDLIQKVKNNTRIPGSGDVLEKTSAENGILENHIKHELEAALDEGFRLHLDSSPENSPMKKTTVSSSPPELKPQVILGSECRQLTDQMASSAKRGVTTKQDVPETKSTKPASDASIQKEIRKLKEGVNDSSKQPIIDAGQKRFGVISCSVCGMLYTATNPEDEAQHLLFHNQFISAVKYVGWKKERIVAEYPDGKIIMVLPDDPKYALKKVEEIREMVDNDLGFQQVPLRLHSRTKTLMFISTDKKVVGCLIAEHIQWGYRVIDDFNPSDLATDTEKLISERVKAWCCSTTPEPAICGVSRIWVFSMMRRKKIASRMLECLRNHFIYGSHLNKDEIAFSDPTPDGKLFATKYCGTSQFLVYNFVSGHQPSS; via the exons ATGACTTCGCAGAAAAGGAAGTCATCCTTGCCGGGGAACGCTGTAAAGAAACTTAAGGAAAGCCATGCTGTTACACCTAAAAAGAGACAAGATGTTTCTaccaaatctaaaacaaatcGGTGTTCAGCGCAAAAAAAGACAACACCAAAAGCACCTGCAAAAAAAGCCATTAGGAACTTAAAATCACCGAAGGCAGAACCTGGGGGAAAGGGAAGTACAGTTTTAAAAGCTACCAAAAAAAgtactgtaaaaaatgtgcctGCAAAGGGTAAAAGCCTGCCTTTAGCCAAAGAGGTGAGTTCTGCTAAAAAGGTTGCACAGAAGTCTTCCAGCAGTGcttcaaaaatacacaaaaagagtTGTTCCAGTGACAGCAAAACAGTGACTAAAGAGTcatctgtgcaaaataaaagtaacaaaataacaaaaagcacTAGCAAACGTTCTGCTGTGAAGCAAACAAAAACTGGTAAATGCACGAAAAAGAATGTCACCGCAAAAAACACCTGTAAGCCCAATATAGGTGTAAAGAAAATTGTCAAGAATGTAGTCCATGGCACTCCAAACAAATTATCACAGAAGAAAGCAAGAAAGTCTGATGTGCAGTCAAAATGtaatcaaaaaactaaaaaagtaatcaataaaaagaaaaaacaagaaactaTTTCTAGTATGAAAAAACAAGCAGCAGTTAGGAACGCAACGGTAAAAAAATCAGTGGAACTCAAAACAAAAGCACATAAGCCAACACAAGCTGTTCAAAAAGCAACTAGATCATGCAGAATGAGGATAAAGCCATCACAATCGGTTCCACAGCAAACAATTTCTGTGGGGTCaaaaaagatagaaaacaaaactaagcagaaaaatacaaaaactgctCCTACAAATTTAAAAGCCGAAAAAAGAAAACCTAGAGAGAAGataaaaactataaaagataaaagtaaaactatttcAAAACCTGTTAAGAGAAGTTGCCCTGTCAACCAGACCAAGAAATTGGAGAAGTCTGATTCTGTCCCCAACAATGTTGTAGAAAAAGAAGTTACAGTTGGCAATGATTCCATTTCTTGCACTAGTTCTAATCAATTGCTGGATTTATCTTTGAGTGAAAAAATATCCAGTAAAGGCAAAGTTGTAGTAAACACTTTGTCAACTAAAGCTCCATTAAAGCGTAAGAGGGAAAACCTAAAACCTGCAGACGGCACAaacaaaagtaaagcaaaaaaacaaaaggttgtCAAATCAGAAGCCTATAAAAAGAAAGATCCATCTTCTGAAGATGATCAGAAATCTAAAAGAGTTAGTATCTTGGATTTGTGCAATGAAATAGCTGGAGAAATAGAGTCTGATACAGTTGAAGTAGTAAAAGGACCAAGTTCCCCAATTGGTCCTACTGAGGAAAAGGCTGAAGATGAGAAAACACAAAACCTAGTGGAGCTCTCTCCACCTGCTGTCGAAAAAAGTCCTGTCAACCAATTAAAACGGTTCTTTCCAAGTAAAAAACCACTGCAAATCAAATGTAAGCTGGAGAAGAAAACCAGCCCTGGAACAAAGAATTCCAAGTGGAACAAAATCAAGTTAAAAAATAGCTTTGCTCAAAATAATGTACTCCGAAAACGAGCTGTGCTTCCCAGCCTTGAAATGATTAAAGCAAAAGTTTCACAAGGGCGACAGGCAGTATCTGGTATTCCTGTTTCTCTGAACAGCAAGAAATCTGACATGACATCAGCAACACAGAATAAGCAAACCAAACCTGATCTGATTCAGAAGGTAAAAAACAATACTCGTATACCTGGAAGTGGAGATGTGTTGGAAAAGACATCTGCAGAAAATGGCATCCTGGAAAACCATATAAAGCATGAACTTGAAGCAGCACTTGACGAG GGTTTTAGATTACATTTGGATTCAAGTCCTGAAAATTCACCAATGAAGAAAACCACAGTCTCCTCTTCTCCACCAGAGCTCAAGCCACAAGTCATTTTAG gcAGTGAATGCAGACAGCTGACAGACCAGATGGCTTCATCTGCTAAGAGAGG TGTTACAACAAAACAAGACGTACCAGAAACAAAATCAACTAAACCAGCCTCTGATGCAAGCATTCAGAAAGAAATCCGAAAACTTAAAGAAGGTGTAAATGATAGCAGCAAACAACCTATCATA GATGCTGGACAGAAGCGATTTGGTGTCATATCTTGCTCCGTGTGTGGCATGCTGTATACTGCAACAAATCCTGAAGATGAGGCACAACATCTTCTCTTTCATAACCAGTTCATCAGTGCAGTAAAATATGTG ggctggaaaaaggaaagaattgTGGCTGAATATCCAGATGGGAAAATCATAATGGTGTTACCAGATGACCCTAAATATGCACTTAAAAAG GTTGAGGAGATCAGAGAAATGGTGGATAATGACTTGGGGTTCCAGCAAGTTCCACTTCGGTTGCATTCCAGGACAAAAACCCTTATGTTTATTAGCACTGACAAGAAAGTTGTGGGGTGTTTAATTGCAGAACATATACAGTGG GGTTACAGAGTAATTGATGATTTTAATCCAAGTGATCTGGCTACTGACACTGAAAAGTTAATTTCTGAAAGAGTGAAGGCTTGGTGCTGTTCTACTACCCCGGAGCCAGCTATCTGTGGGGTGAGCCGTATCTGGGTGTTCTCTatgatgaggaggaagaagataGCTTCCAGAATGTTGGAGTGTCTAAG aaaccattttatttatgGCTCTCACCTGAATAAGGATGAAATTGCATTCTCCGACCCAACTCCAGATGGCAAGCTGTTTGCAACTAAATATTGTGGCACCAGTCAGTTTCTAGTCTATAATTTTGTTAGTGGACACCAGCCATCTAGTTGA